The following are encoded together in the Arcticibacterium luteifluviistationis genome:
- a CDS encoding TonB-dependent receptor, translating into MWKWNKILIILAFGGTLKAQDCQISLKGRFFDEVTGEALPFATIYLESISQGKSADIDGYFEFEGLCPTSTHLKISHVSCEPLSQYLVIKNDTVLNIYLHHHEELMDEVLVHGDRADFSTQNSNTIDKDLIAKESNKSISDLLQTISGVSSLKTGSGISKPIIDGLYGNRITMLNNGIEQAGQQWGNDHAPEIDPFSAGHISVIKGVSALEFSGSSLGGVVLIEPDIIEHEPHLHGNINYIFQSNGLGHTFNTELTKFSKKGLGWRLNASLKGIGDQKTPNYYLTNSGRREANGSLQLEKVIGKWNSSLYFSTFNTEIGILRGAHVGNLTDLESAFDREEPFFTSEDFSYKIDAPSQKVNHHLLKLKTAKSYKNSSVLTFQYAGQIDNRKEFDVRRAGRSDQAALSLFQHSHFLEGNYSTTLSNGAFVKTGIQGDLKDNTNNPETGILPLIPDYVALTGSIFGFYQKESGKAFYEFGGRTDIRQLNAATISRDLPRKIVRYNRTFENYSVSSGIKYSFSKAFKFNLNAGYTLRAPAVNELYSFGLHQGVSSIEVGNVDLESEKSFKVTAAFDLAIQKKLFFQVLTYYQNIEDFIYLQAQTENTLTIRGAFPIFNYEQTNAQLIGADFLLSFEPISHVRLVSKAAILKGTDLTNDKPLVYMPSNNWSNTLKFSIKESTLSLEHQVVFEQKNLEADQDFLPPPATYQLFNIGFNTSLHVKKNTLGLGLKVENVLNEVYRDYLNRQRYFADELGRSINLRVNYKF; encoded by the coding sequence ATGTGGAAGTGGAATAAAATATTGATAATCTTAGCTTTTGGCGGAACGCTGAAAGCTCAAGATTGTCAGATTAGCTTAAAGGGTAGGTTTTTTGACGAGGTAACTGGTGAGGCCTTACCCTTTGCTACAATATACTTAGAAAGCATATCTCAGGGAAAATCAGCCGACATAGATGGCTATTTTGAGTTTGAGGGCTTATGCCCAACAAGTACCCATTTAAAAATTAGCCATGTTAGCTGTGAGCCTTTAAGTCAATACCTAGTTATCAAAAATGATACGGTATTAAATATTTACCTACATCATCATGAAGAACTGATGGATGAGGTGCTGGTACATGGAGATAGGGCTGACTTTAGCACGCAAAACAGTAACACCATAGATAAGGACTTAATAGCCAAAGAAAGTAATAAAAGCATTAGTGATTTACTTCAAACTATCAGTGGCGTTAGTTCTTTAAAAACGGGTTCTGGTATCTCTAAACCGATTATTGATGGGCTTTATGGAAACAGAATTACTATGCTTAATAATGGCATAGAGCAGGCAGGCCAGCAGTGGGGAAATGACCATGCTCCTGAAATTGACCCGTTTTCTGCTGGTCATATCTCGGTAATTAAAGGTGTAAGTGCTTTAGAGTTTTCTGGGAGTTCACTCGGTGGCGTAGTTTTGATAGAGCCTGATATTATAGAGCATGAACCTCATTTGCATGGAAATATCAATTACATATTTCAGAGTAATGGTCTTGGTCATACTTTTAATACTGAACTTACTAAATTCTCTAAAAAAGGATTAGGCTGGCGTTTAAATGCAAGTCTAAAAGGAATAGGCGACCAAAAAACACCTAACTATTATTTAACTAATTCAGGTAGGAGAGAAGCTAATGGCTCTCTTCAGCTAGAGAAAGTGATTGGCAAATGGAACAGCAGTTTGTACTTCAGTACATTTAATACAGAAATAGGCATTTTAAGAGGTGCCCATGTTGGTAATCTGACTGATTTAGAATCTGCTTTTGATAGAGAAGAACCATTCTTTACTTCGGAAGATTTTTCTTACAAAATAGATGCTCCTTCTCAGAAGGTAAACCACCATTTACTTAAACTAAAAACTGCAAAAAGTTATAAGAACTCCTCTGTTTTAACTTTTCAATATGCAGGTCAAATTGACAATAGAAAGGAATTTGATGTAAGGAGAGCGGGTAGGTCAGACCAAGCGGCACTTAGTCTTTTTCAGCACAGCCACTTTCTAGAAGGGAATTATAGCACCACTTTAAGTAATGGAGCCTTTGTAAAAACTGGAATTCAGGGCGACTTAAAAGACAATACAAATAATCCAGAAACGGGTATTTTACCTCTGATTCCTGATTATGTAGCCTTAACAGGCTCAATTTTTGGGTTTTATCAGAAGGAAAGTGGTAAAGCTTTTTATGAGTTTGGAGGAAGAACAGACATTCGTCAATTAAATGCCGCTACCATAAGCCGTGATTTACCAAGAAAGATAGTACGCTATAATAGAACGTTTGAAAATTACAGCGTTTCGTCAGGAATTAAGTACAGTTTTTCTAAAGCGTTTAAATTTAATTTAAACGCTGGTTATACGCTCAGAGCTCCTGCGGTCAATGAGCTTTACAGCTTTGGACTGCATCAAGGTGTGAGCAGTATAGAAGTAGGAAATGTAGATTTAGAGTCAGAGAAGTCTTTTAAAGTAACGGCAGCCTTTGATTTGGCAATACAGAAGAAACTCTTCTTTCAAGTATTGACCTATTATCAGAATATTGAAGATTTTATATACTTACAGGCTCAAACCGAGAATACATTAACCATTAGAGGAGCATTTCCAATATTTAACTATGAGCAAACGAATGCTCAGTTAATAGGTGCAGACTTCCTTTTGTCTTTTGAGCCAATAAGTCATGTAAGGTTAGTTTCTAAAGCAGCCATTCTAAAAGGAACAGATTTGACCAATGATAAGCCTTTGGTTTACATGCCTTCAAACAATTGGAGTAATACCTTAAAGTTTTCCATAAAGGAGTCTACATTAAGTTTAGAGCATCAGGTAGTTTTTGAACAGAAAAATTTAGAGGCAGACCAGGATTTTTTACCACCGCCTGCTACTTATCAGCTTTTTAACATAGGATTTAATACTTCTTTGCACGTAAAGAAGAATACCCTAGGCTTAGGATTAAAAGTAGAAAATGTCTTGAATGAAGTTTACAGGGACTATTTAAATCGTCAGCGTTACTTTGCTGATGAATTAGGGAGGAGTATTAACCTAAGAGTTAATTATAAGTTCTAA
- a CDS encoding nuclear transport factor 2 family protein, protein MKISIKALLIIVSGLFVFSSCAQGQDTTKDVDIVKNAFPEKQAELRETLDGIFKSIQDGDADKLISYHAYGPKFTEFRDGAPRFGSEGNEAYERGLVAAVSGFDYDLEDLKINVFDKVAVVTFHSNFRPHMGDQIGQINGQVTLIFVETDLGWKITHEHFSDLKV, encoded by the coding sequence ATGAAAATTTCAATTAAAGCTTTATTAATCATTGTTTCAGGTCTTTTTGTTTTTAGTTCATGTGCTCAAGGGCAAGACACTACGAAAGATGTAGACATTGTTAAAAATGCATTTCCAGAAAAACAGGCAGAACTAAGAGAAACCCTAGATGGCATATTTAAAAGCATTCAAGACGGAGATGCAGATAAGTTGATTTCATATCACGCTTACGGACCAAAATTCACCGAATTTAGAGACGGAGCTCCACGCTTTGGCTCAGAGGGCAATGAGGCTTATGAAAGAGGGCTAGTGGCTGCGGTATCTGGTTTTGATTATGACCTTGAAGATTTAAAGATAAACGTATTTGACAAAGTAGCTGTAGTTACTTTTCATTCTAATTTTAGACCCCACATGGGCGACCAAATAGGTCAAATTAATGGACAGGTTACGTTAATCTTTGTAGAAACAGATTTGGGTTGGAAAATCACGCATGAACACTTTTCAGATCTTAAGGTTTAA
- a CDS encoding helix-turn-helix domain-containing protein, with product MTGDSNSLIERIEQEIENNLTSEQFGVEELANSLGISRSHLHRKVKTATEKSVSQFIREYRLEKAKKLLTETDLNVSEIAYQVGFGSATYFSKSFMDYFGYSPRQSRKGKDAPTPATKSKIRIKAIFAGIVVLALVLAFTAFRWWQNGNSERILFKKSIAIVPFENLSKNQENQYYTEGVSDAISRQLSNSTDLRIISRNSVHSFSQGNLNLKAISKEFKAGYVLEGSVQKFKNTFRLEVRLIDPETNTDVWAKNYDRDSEDILKIQNEIALNIASALEAEISSTTLKKDYTVNSEAYELYLEAVYEFNTYSRKGLMLSEEYLLKAIEIDSTFALAYAFYGQSQFAKAAMFAAEEDALTALGNAIEPINKALALDPKLPEAHSSKGFYYLYHDWDFKAAEKEYKKGLAVGNPVGFALYIDYLNFVRNHKEALYYTNEMEKIAPYYPNSRKILSSYYNGNILEGKAFAASRLKVMNNYYLRDSYGFLLLNNKEYDEAIEVFKDLFELEGIRYPRILGWLGAALAKSGREEEARAIIKELLERREISKAGSKGFFIAVVYSALGEKEEAIDWLKTAVKDHEMEIPWLISEPQFFNLHEEKAFQDLVQSIGFPNQFPPK from the coding sequence ATGACTGGCGATTCTAATTCCTTAATTGAGAGGATTGAGCAAGAAATAGAAAATAATCTCACTAGTGAACAGTTTGGCGTAGAAGAACTGGCCAATTCTTTAGGAATTAGTAGATCACACCTTCATAGAAAAGTGAAAACCGCTACAGAGAAGTCAGTAAGTCAATTTATTCGAGAATACAGACTTGAAAAGGCTAAAAAATTATTGACGGAAACGGATTTAAATGTATCTGAAATAGCCTACCAAGTTGGTTTTGGTAGTGCCACGTATTTCAGTAAGTCCTTTATGGATTATTTTGGGTATTCCCCCAGACAATCAAGAAAGGGCAAAGACGCTCCCACTCCAGCAACGAAATCTAAAATAAGAATTAAAGCAATTTTTGCTGGAATAGTTGTGCTAGCTCTTGTTTTAGCCTTTACTGCATTCAGATGGTGGCAAAATGGAAATTCAGAACGTATTCTTTTCAAAAAGTCGATTGCCATTGTTCCTTTTGAAAACCTAAGTAAAAATCAGGAAAATCAGTACTACACGGAGGGTGTTTCTGATGCCATTTCAAGGCAATTATCTAATTCTACTGATTTAAGAATTATTTCAAGGAATTCCGTTCACTCTTTTAGTCAGGGAAATTTAAATCTAAAAGCCATTTCTAAAGAATTTAAGGCTGGCTATGTTCTTGAAGGAAGTGTGCAGAAGTTTAAAAACACATTCCGTTTAGAAGTTCGTCTTATAGACCCTGAAACAAATACCGATGTATGGGCTAAAAATTATGACCGCGATTCTGAAGATATTCTAAAAATACAGAATGAAATAGCATTAAATATAGCATCAGCTTTAGAAGCTGAAATTTCATCAACGACGCTAAAAAAAGATTATACAGTAAATTCAGAAGCTTATGAACTGTATTTAGAGGCCGTTTATGAATTCAACACTTATTCTAGAAAAGGCCTGATGTTGTCGGAGGAGTATCTATTAAAAGCTATTGAAATAGACTCTACTTTTGCCTTAGCTTATGCATTTTATGGTCAGTCGCAGTTTGCAAAAGCAGCCATGTTTGCAGCGGAAGAAGATGCTCTAACCGCACTAGGGAACGCCATTGAACCTATAAATAAAGCATTAGCCTTGGATCCTAAGCTTCCAGAAGCCCATTCTTCCAAAGGTTTTTATTACCTCTACCACGATTGGGATTTTAAAGCAGCTGAAAAAGAATATAAGAAAGGGCTTGCGGTAGGAAATCCAGTAGGCTTTGCCCTCTATATAGATTATTTGAACTTTGTTCGAAATCATAAAGAAGCACTTTATTACACCAATGAAATGGAGAAGATAGCTCCCTATTACCCCAATTCTAGGAAAATTTTGTCGTCTTATTATAATGGTAACATACTTGAAGGAAAGGCTTTTGCTGCATCACGATTGAAAGTGATGAATAATTACTATTTACGAGACTCTTATGGTTTTCTGCTCTTAAATAATAAGGAGTATGATGAAGCCATTGAGGTCTTTAAAGATTTGTTTGAGCTAGAAGGAATTAGATATCCTAGAATTTTAGGGTGGCTAGGTGCTGCCTTGGCCAAATCTGGAAGAGAAGAAGAGGCAAGAGCTATTATAAAGGAACTGCTGGAGAGAAGAGAAATTAGTAAAGCTGGGTCAAAAGGATTTTTTATTGCGGTGGTTTATTCAGCCCTAGGTGAAAAAGAAGAAGCAATTGACTGGTTAAAAACGGCTGTTAAAGACCATGAAATGGAAATTCCTTGGTTAATTAGTGAGCCACAATTCTTCAATTTACATGAAGAAAAGGCATTTCAAGACTTAGTACAGAGCATAGGTTTTCCAAATCAATTTCCCCCTAAGTAG
- the dnaJ gene encoding molecular chaperone DnaJ: MANKRDFYEVLGVSQSATPEELKKAYRKLAIKYHPDKNPDDKSAEEKFKEIAEAYSVVSDPQKKARYDQYGHAGMGGAGGGGGQGGFTVDDIFSQFGDIFGDGSPFGSFFGGSRGGGGGQRVRKGSDLRIKLTLTLTDIAKGVEKKIKVKRYTSCTTCTGNGSKNGTSLTTCGSCNGQGQVKRVQQTMLGQMVSTSTCPTCNGEGKMVSERCEACFGEGRQLTEDQINIKIPGGVSEGMQLSMSGKGNVPVRGGVPGDLLIAIEEKEDPDLKRDGQNIIFDLPVNFVDAVLGKDLEIPTVDGKVKIKLKPGTQAGEVLRLRGKGLPSVNGYGTGDQLVHVNIYTPNSVSSEEQKILEKLRESPNFAPKKGGNNKTIFDKMKDFFQG; encoded by the coding sequence ATGGCAAATAAGAGAGATTTTTACGAGGTACTGGGAGTATCACAAAGTGCAACACCTGAAGAGCTTAAAAAAGCTTACAGAAAGTTAGCCATAAAGTATCACCCAGATAAAAACCCTGACGATAAAAGTGCAGAAGAGAAGTTTAAGGAAATAGCTGAAGCTTATTCCGTAGTTTCAGACCCTCAGAAAAAAGCTAGATATGACCAATATGGCCATGCAGGCATGGGTGGTGCTGGCGGCGGTGGCGGTCAAGGAGGATTTACTGTTGATGATATTTTCAGTCAATTTGGTGATATTTTTGGCGACGGCAGCCCTTTTGGTAGCTTCTTTGGTGGTAGCCGAGGTGGCGGTGGTGGCCAGCGTGTAAGAAAAGGATCTGATTTAAGAATTAAACTTACACTTACACTAACTGATATAGCCAAAGGTGTAGAAAAGAAAATTAAAGTAAAAAGATATACCTCTTGTACTACTTGTACAGGAAATGGTTCTAAAAACGGAACATCTTTAACTACCTGTGGTAGCTGTAATGGTCAAGGTCAGGTAAAAAGAGTACAGCAAACTATGCTAGGTCAGATGGTTTCTACTAGCACCTGCCCTACCTGTAATGGAGAAGGTAAGATGGTCTCTGAAAGATGTGAAGCTTGTTTTGGTGAAGGACGTCAGTTGACAGAAGACCAAATCAATATTAAAATACCTGGTGGCGTATCAGAAGGCATGCAGCTTTCTATGAGTGGCAAAGGAAACGTACCGGTAAGAGGTGGCGTTCCTGGTGATTTACTGATAGCTATTGAAGAAAAAGAGGATCCAGATCTTAAAAGAGATGGTCAGAATATCATTTTTGACCTTCCAGTTAACTTCGTTGATGCTGTTTTAGGAAAAGATTTAGAAATACCTACTGTAGATGGTAAGGTTAAAATTAAACTTAAGCCTGGAACACAAGCCGGTGAAGTACTAAGATTAAGAGGAAAAGGGCTTCCGAGTGTCAATGGTTACGGAACAGGCGACCAGCTGGTTCATGTGAATATTTACACCCCTAATTCGGTAAGCTCTGAAGAGCAAAAAATACTTGAAAAGCTTAGAGAATCGCCAAACTTTGCTCCAAAGAAAGGAGGAAATAACAAAACGATTTTCGATAAGATGAAAGACTTCTTTCAAGGATAA
- a CDS encoding type 1 periplasmic binding fold superfamily protein — translation MSLKVISGFLFLALLNFSCEKDDPVIPNEEELITTLNYQLVPEGGGDTVVLSFKDIDGDGGNAPVITNGVLKANTTYVGTLSLLNESVSPVESITEEVEEEGDEHQFFFEKSDALDVAISYDDVDANGDPVGLKTRLVTGAVSNGTLVITLRHEPSKAASGVSDGLIANAGGETDIEVSFNVEVE, via the coding sequence ATGAGTTTAAAAGTAATTAGTGGTTTTCTGTTTTTGGCATTGTTAAATTTTTCTTGTGAAAAGGATGACCCAGTCATTCCTAATGAAGAGGAGTTGATAACTACCTTAAACTATCAGTTGGTACCAGAGGGTGGTGGAGATACGGTAGTATTGTCTTTTAAAGATATTGACGGGGATGGTGGAAATGCTCCCGTGATAACAAATGGTGTTTTAAAAGCAAATACAACTTATGTAGGTACATTAAGTTTGCTTAACGAGTCTGTTAGTCCTGTGGAGTCTATTACGGAAGAAGTAGAAGAAGAGGGTGACGAACATCAATTTTTCTTTGAGAAATCAGATGCCTTGGATGTGGCTATCTCTTATGACGATGTCGACGCTAATGGCGATCCTGTAGGTTTAAAGACACGTTTAGTAACAGGAGCGGTATCAAATGGAACTTTGGTTATAACTTTAAGGCATGAGCCTAGCAAAGCAGCCTCAGGAGTTTCTGATGGTTTGATAGCAAATGCAGGTGGAGAAACAGATATAGAAGTATCATTTAATGTGGAAGTGGAATAA
- a CDS encoding protein O-mannosyl-transferase family, whose protein sequence is MDFKKLNTIGGWLAFLIAFVTYTLTVEPTASFWDCGEFIACAYKLQVPHPAGAPFFLLLGRLASLFAGGNVEKVALTINMLSVLASAFTILFMYWTISLLGRKIVGKKGEDLSVSDTIVVLGASLVGALAYTWSDSFWFSAVEAEVYGMSSFFTAIVIWAVLKWELIEDEAAANKWLIFIAYLVGLSIGVHLLNLVTIPALGLWVYYKKTNKVSLGGIISALLIGLVILGILMVGVITGIPSFSFFFEKLFVNSFGLPFGSGMIFFVLALIAALTYGIIWSGKNSKVWVNTALISFAFILVGYSTYSLALIRSNYNPPINENDPSDVLSFTYYLKREQYGSRPLTYGPIYTSKLTAINKGTPNYKMGEDKYEIYDYSPEYVWGGQMLLPRIWSQDPRHVSLYKSKLGLNETQEPKMGENLRFMMSHQFGHMYWRYFLWNFWGRASDIEGSSATAIFEKTSDLPTSIQTNRGRTNFWALPIILGILGLLYQYLKRDKDFLVMFLLFILTGLGLVVYLNSPPVEPRERDYIYVGSFYIFAIWIGLGVMAIADFVLKFLKNDKSKSIAAVAVGLVVPLQMVTQTYKGHDRSDRYHQVDFAKNLLNSVAPNAILFTGGDNDTFPLWYAQEVEGIRTDVRVCNLSLLGTDWYIDQMKRRTYESEALPISFSKDQLLKGINDQLPYVENPNEQVKAGINLKQYLNLVRNNERAIQMAVSTGELINTLPSTNLFLEYDAEAVRAQGFVPEKYEAGLTGVMKWNIGERDLLKNDLMVLDIIAQNNWERPIYFGGTLSPNSYLNLKEFLELEGYAYRLMPVQVPGARDGIVNTDVMYDNVMNKFEWRNLNNPDVYYDSETYLKVPIITARFAFLRLADQLVREGNNEKAKEVLDRALEVMPDESIPYDQLAANFATFYYAIGESEKAKEISDVIVKRADEELTYFIKKQRSGEVTQWGMDNVQSFIQGDLRDLNMLINITEQNDQVLAASYKEIYDKHLASLQ, encoded by the coding sequence ATGGATTTTAAAAAATTAAATACTATAGGCGGATGGCTAGCTTTCCTGATTGCCTTTGTAACCTACACTTTAACGGTGGAACCCACCGCCAGTTTTTGGGACTGCGGCGAGTTTATAGCTTGTGCTTATAAACTTCAAGTTCCTCACCCAGCTGGTGCACCTTTCTTCTTGTTGCTAGGGCGTTTAGCATCTCTTTTTGCCGGTGGTAATGTGGAGAAAGTAGCTTTAACAATAAACATGCTTTCGGTATTAGCTAGTGCATTTACCATTCTCTTTATGTATTGGACTATCTCCTTATTAGGTAGAAAAATTGTTGGTAAAAAAGGAGAAGACTTATCGGTTTCAGATACCATAGTAGTTTTAGGAGCTAGTTTAGTAGGAGCCTTGGCTTATACTTGGTCAGATTCATTCTGGTTTTCAGCTGTAGAAGCTGAAGTTTACGGAATGTCATCATTTTTTACAGCCATTGTTATTTGGGCCGTATTAAAATGGGAATTGATTGAAGATGAAGCTGCTGCTAATAAATGGTTGATTTTCATAGCTTATTTGGTTGGTTTATCTATTGGTGTTCACCTTTTGAATTTGGTAACAATTCCTGCTTTAGGCCTTTGGGTATATTACAAAAAGACAAACAAGGTAAGCCTTGGAGGAATTATATCGGCACTACTTATCGGCTTGGTGATTTTAGGAATTTTGATGGTAGGTGTTATTACTGGAATTCCATCTTTCAGTTTCTTCTTTGAAAAGTTATTTGTCAATTCATTCGGTTTACCGTTTGGTTCAGGAATGATTTTCTTCGTGTTGGCTTTAATAGCCGCACTGACTTATGGAATTATTTGGTCTGGCAAAAACAGTAAAGTTTGGGTCAATACCGCTTTGATTTCATTTGCCTTTATTTTGGTAGGTTATTCTACGTATTCATTGGCCTTAATCAGGTCAAATTACAATCCTCCAATTAATGAGAACGACCCTTCTGACGTTTTAAGCTTTACATATTATCTTAAAAGAGAGCAGTACGGAAGTAGACCATTGACCTACGGTCCAATTTATACTTCAAAACTTACTGCCATTAATAAAGGAACACCTAATTATAAAATGGGTGAAGATAAGTATGAGATTTATGATTACTCTCCAGAGTACGTTTGGGGTGGTCAAATGCTGTTACCGAGAATTTGGAGTCAAGACCCGCGTCATGTCAGCCTATATAAAAGTAAACTTGGTCTAAACGAAACACAAGAACCAAAAATGGGAGAGAACCTCCGATTTATGATGAGCCATCAGTTTGGGCACATGTATTGGCGTTACTTTCTCTGGAATTTCTGGGGACGAGCCTCCGACATAGAAGGTTCTAGTGCTACGGCTATTTTTGAAAAGACTTCAGACTTACCAACTTCTATACAAACCAACAGAGGGAGAACTAACTTCTGGGCATTGCCAATCATTTTAGGAATACTTGGTTTGCTGTATCAATATTTAAAAAGAGACAAAGACTTTTTAGTCATGTTCCTCTTATTTATTTTGACAGGTTTAGGACTGGTGGTTTATTTAAACTCACCTCCGGTAGAACCTCGTGAACGAGATTATATTTATGTAGGTTCGTTCTATATTTTCGCAATTTGGATAGGCTTGGGCGTTATGGCGATAGCTGACTTCGTTTTGAAGTTTTTGAAGAATGATAAGTCAAAATCAATAGCAGCAGTAGCTGTAGGTTTGGTAGTACCACTTCAAATGGTCACTCAAACCTATAAAGGTCATGACCGTTCTGACAGATATCACCAAGTAGATTTCGCTAAAAACTTACTTAATTCTGTTGCACCAAATGCCATTTTGTTTACTGGTGGAGATAACGATACTTTCCCACTTTGGTATGCTCAGGAAGTAGAAGGTATAAGAACTGATGTAAGAGTTTGTAACCTTAGTTTATTAGGTACAGACTGGTATATTGACCAAATGAAACGTAGAACTTACGAGTCAGAGGCTTTGCCAATATCGTTTTCAAAAGACCAATTGCTAAAAGGAATCAATGACCAATTACCGTATGTTGAAAATCCTAACGAGCAGGTAAAAGCGGGTATTAACCTTAAGCAGTATTTAAATTTGGTTAGAAATAATGAAAGAGCTATTCAAATGGCTGTTTCTACAGGTGAACTTATCAATACCCTGCCATCTACCAATCTTTTCTTGGAGTATGATGCCGAAGCTGTTAGGGCTCAAGGTTTTGTTCCTGAGAAATATGAAGCTGGTTTAACAGGTGTCATGAAATGGAACATTGGTGAGCGTGATTTGCTTAAAAATGATTTGATGGTATTAGATATCATCGCTCAGAATAACTGGGAAAGACCAATCTATTTCGGAGGTACTTTATCGCCAAACTCCTACTTGAACTTGAAAGAGTTTTTAGAATTGGAAGGTTACGCTTACCGTTTAATGCCAGTGCAAGTGCCAGGAGCAAGAGACGGTATAGTTAATACAGATGTGATGTATGATAATGTAATGAACAAGTTTGAGTGGAGAAACTTAAACAATCCAGATGTTTATTACGATTCTGAAACTTATCTTAAAGTACCTATTATCACGGCTCGTTTTGCTTTCTTAAGATTGGCAGACCAATTAGTAAGAGAAGGAAATAATGAAAAAGCTAAAGAAGTTTTAGACAGGGCTTTAGAAGTTATGCCTGATGAGTCTATTCCTTATGACCAATTAGCTGCAAATTTTGCTACGTTCTATTACGCCATTGGCGAAAGTGAAAAAGCAAAAGAGATATCGGATGTTATAGTTAAAAGAGCCGATGAGGAATTGACGTACTTCATTAAGAAGCAACGTTCGGGAGAGGTTACCCAATGGGGAATGGATAATGTGCAGAGCTTTATTCAAGGAGACCTCAGAGACCTTAATATGTTGATTAATATTACGGAACAAAATGATCAAGTATTAGCAGCGAGTTATAAAGAGATTTATGACAAACACTTGGCTTCTTTACAATAG
- a CDS encoding nucleotide exchange factor GrpE: MSEKNTKEENIEELSEENLTSQEETVELTEEERLTQELAEQKDKFVRLFSDFENFRRRTAKEKIDNILNATSGLIKELLPVLDDFERAQSAFETATDIEPVKEGVELVYSKLKKTLEAKGLKAMDSKETDFDVELHECITQFDGGEDKKGKVIDVVEKGYFLNDKVVRYAKVVVGS, translated from the coding sequence ATGTCTGAAAAGAATACAAAAGAAGAGAATATAGAAGAATTGTCAGAAGAAAACCTGACAAGTCAAGAAGAAACGGTAGAGTTGACAGAAGAAGAGCGTCTGACGCAAGAGCTTGCCGAACAAAAAGACAAGTTTGTTAGACTTTTCTCAGACTTCGAAAACTTTAGAAGAAGAACGGCTAAAGAGAAGATAGATAATATCTTAAACGCAACTTCGGGGCTTATAAAAGAGCTACTTCCTGTGTTAGATGATTTTGAAAGGGCTCAAAGTGCTTTTGAAACGGCTACTGATATAGAGCCTGTCAAAGAAGGGGTTGAATTAGTTTATTCTAAGCTTAAAAAAACTTTAGAAGCTAAAGGTTTAAAAGCGATGGATTCTAAAGAAACTGATTTTGATGTGGAGCTTCACGAATGCATTACGCAGTTTGATGGTGGTGAAGATAAAAAAGGAAAAGTGATTGACGTAGTAGAAAAAGGCTATTTCTTAAATGACAAAGTCGTAAGGTATGCTAAAGTGGTGGTTGGTAGCTAA